TTAAAGCTACTCCGCCCGCGCAGCAAAGTTTTCGGCAATTCGTTTGCTTAATTGCAAGTTCAACAATGTGTAACAGTGCCTCTTCCAATTCTGATTGAATTTTATATGCCAAATCTACAATATAAGGTCTAAGGTAGGCTTTCCCTTTTCCATCGTCATATAACTTTTTCAGTGCTTCTACTTCCAGAAACAAGTCATAGGCGGAAATATCTATACTGTAACTGTCCGGTTTGGCCTGTAACCACTCATGCCATTTATCGCAATAAGTTCCATAAGGGGCCAGTCCCATGAGCTTTCCGGCTTCCGGTATTGCCAGGTTTTTTCCAATGGCGGTTGAAAAACCAGCTAATTTTGTAATAAATTCATAGACAAACCCAAGGGTGGAAAGCGGCGCCAAATATGCTTTGACTTTTTCACTATGTAACAATTTTATCTCAGTTCCCTTGGCAATATACAAGCTGTATGATTCTGTAAGCCTCTCTCTGTCTGTAGTACCTGAAGCATCGGCAACAAGGACAATTGCTTCGTCAAAACCGGATGGCCAATACGCTGTATAAGCATGAGACAAATGATGACTTGGAATCCCATAGATTTTAGCCGATACTTCTTTGGGAAAGGCTCTTTGCAATATATCTATCGAATAGTCTATTCCCGGCATATTGGCGGTAATAGTGGAAACCTCATTCATTCCAATATCGCATTTTCGCAGACAATATTGAATCGCTTCATGAGGAATCTGAATATTTCTACAATCTCCCAATGATTGGTGCAAAAAACCTATACTATTTTTTGTCCGATCCAATCGTTCTTGCTGGATTGCTGTTTCGATATTTCCATTTTTTACAATTGCTGCTGAACGATCATGCCCAAGGTTAATTCCTAAATGATATATTGATCCATCCGAAGTCGCCATAAATTATTCCTCCCGATAAATCGTTTCCCAATTGTTTATAAGACCCGCTTTTGCGGGCGATAGGCAATGAAAGCCAATAAGCAAAATAAAAATACTGTTACTGCCATAAGCTGTGCTGCAAGCTAGTTTTTATATTTATTCCTAAAAAAGGAAAAAAGTTAGTATTACAGGTTTTTATTGGAAATTATTCGTCAGATATCTTGTTTTTCCTTCAAAAAAATTGATAAAAATATTTTTTTTGCAAGTAATAAGACAAAAATGGGACAATTTTCCTAAATTATTGGTACGTTTCTACTCAATTTTGCTTCGAACATTCCTCTTGCTTCACATTCAGGTGCTCTAAAGAATGTTTTCCTTGCCTCAGAGCGGAAAACAAAAGTGGTAACCAGCAGGAGTTTATCAATATTGTGAGAATTATGAAAAGAGTATAGTTGTTTCCGCTAAACTATGTCGTTATAAATAACATTATACATGGGGGCGAAAAAATATGAAAAAGTTACAGGAGATCATTAGTGCTGCCGAAACTTGCCGGGATGCAAGCGCGCTTGATTGCAACATTATCGTCTGTGATGCCGAGGCCAAAATCATCCACTTTGTACCGGCGAAATCCTTTGTAACCGATGTCCAGGTGGGTGCTATTGCCCAAGGAAAAGCAATCCGCGAATGTATTGCTCAAAAGAGGGTTGTTCATAGCATAATTCCTGAACGTATATACGGTTTACGATTAAAGTCGGTACTTTGTCCTATTATAGAGGAGGATGGACAATTGTCGGGAGTGATTGGTACCGCCTCTAGCTTAAAAACACAAGAGCTGTTACATAATGCGGCGAAAACCATTGCCGCAACTACGCAGCAAATCAGCACTACTTCCCAGGCATTGGCTGAGACGGCCTGTCACTTGGCTGAAGATTTAACCGATGTAAAAAATGGCATGGAACAGGTCTTGCATGAAATTGATAAGACAGATGATATATTGCAGTTTGTCAGCAATGTGGCCAGTAATTCCAATTTATTAGGGCTAAATGCAGCAATTGAGGCTGCCCGGGCCGGCGAACAAGGGCGGGGATTTGCCGTTGTCGCTGAAGAAATCCGCAAGATGGCCGTTGATAGCGATGAGTCAGTAAAAAATATCAGAAATATTCTTCAAAATATTCAGAAACAAACACATGCGGTAGTCAAGACGATATTGTCCGCTGTTGATGTAGGTCAGCAGCAGGCGGCCGCTACCCAGGAGATATCGGCTACTTTAGAACAAATGTCAGCATCAGCGGCAGATGTAACTAAGGTAGCAGAAATGAAATGAGCTAAAAGTATTTCCATTATTGGCAATGTTTATATTTTATATATCTACATAAATTATTTTATAGCATTGGGATGCAGCTACTTTCTGCCACAATATGGAGTTGCCCATTGTACAGAAGTAGAAACCAAATATAAGATATATTTCATTGCTGCCAAATGGTGAGAGCCGTTTGCCAGCAATGGAGGGAAGCAAAAAGAACGTCTTTCTGCTTCTTTTTGTTCTCAAATGCCATGGGGACAGTTCTCGTGACATAATTATGTCACGAGAACTGTCCCCCAGACAACATACCCCAGACAACACGGGATAAAATGATCACAATTGTTTATTAACGTTAAAGGAATTGGAAAGGTATTGATAATATGGTGTCAGTGGAGACGGAACGACTTGTTATTCGTAATTTTAAAGCTGATGATTGGTATGATTTATTTGAATATCTCTCACAAAAAGAAGTACTCAGGTATGAACCAAGAACTGAAAGTAACGAGGAAGAGTGTAAGAAGATAGCTGCCGAACGCGCGCAGGGTAACATCTTTTGGGCCGTGTGTCTTAAAGAAACCGGTAAAATGATTGGACATTTATATTTTGCGCAGAGAGAACCATATGATTATTTGACATGGATGCTAGGCTATATCTTTAATCCGGCTTATTATGGACAAGGTTATGCTACCGAGGCATGCCGAAAAATGTTGCAGTATGCCTTTGAACAATTAGATGCACATAGAGTTATTGCATTATGCAATCCGGAAAACACAGCCTCCTGGAGGTTATTGGAACGGCTGTCAATGCGACGAGAGGGTCATTTCCGAAAGGAAGTTTTTTTCAGAAAAACAGATGATGGAAACCCAATTTGGCTTGACGGATTTCAGTATGCTATATTGGCGGAAGAGTGGAACAAAGAGCGTAATAATAATTTGATATTTGAACCAATAATTGAAGCTTCATCTTTGGCGACGAAATTCTCTTATTAGTATTTTCGGAGCTACCATAGTATATATGTTTTTGATACAAAGCGACTTTTTAACGAATCTAATACATTGAACTGAAAAAGGAGGCAATTAAATGAGCTACATACCCAACCTGGTGGAGGCACGAGCTCTGCTTGCTAAGTACAACCGGGAGAAATTTCATATCCAGCACGGCGAGACGGTTGCAGGAGTAATGGGATGGTTTGCCGCCAAACATGATCCGGAAAATGAGGAGTTCTGGCGCGTCGTCGGTATGCTTCATGATATTGATTACGAACTGTATCCACAGGAGCACTGTGTGAAAGGCGAAGAAATCATGCGCAATGAAGATATTGACGAGAGGGTGATACATTCGACGCTCAGTCATGGCTATGGTCTGACCGGAACGCCGTATAAGCCTGAAAACGTGATGGAAAAAATATTGTATGCGGTCGACGAGCTTACCGGTCTGATCTGGGCGGTATCGCTTTTGCGTCCGAGCAAGAGCGTGTCTGATCTTGAATTGTCGAGCGTGAAGAAGAAATTCAAAGCTAATAACTTTGCTGCCGGATGCTCTCGCGACGCGATTCGCCAGGGCGCACAGATGCTTGGGTGGGAGCTTGACGAACTTATCAGCGAGACAATACTCGCCATGCGGACTCTTCCAGCGGAATAGAAGGGGAAGCTAGGATGCCAACAAATTGCCAAGGGGACAGTTCTAATGACACGAAGTATAATATTGGATTATGTCATAAGAACTGTCCCTATGACAAGAAGACTGCTCTATTGATCTTTGCATATTTATAAAAATAAGAGCGATATCTCATGTGGTTTTATTGAGATATCGCTCTATTCTTTGTTTTCAAGTGGCATAAAAAACTGAACTATATCAATTTCTAAACCATCTGTATAGTGCCAGGGGGACAGTTCTTGTGACATAAAGTATAACGTTGGATTATGTCACAAGAACTGTCCCCTGGACAACTAGAGCTACTAGATTTTACTTTTTTTTTATATCAGGATGCTGTTTCTTAATATCGTTTTTACAATGATTAGAGGTACAATAATAAATAAGTGCCGTTCTATGCTTTGTTGACGGCAAAATAAGATTGAAATATTGCTTCAATAGGGGATATTATAAGAGTGCTAATAGGAGTTGATATGGCACATGAAAAAAGAGGAGGAACGTCGGCCTGATCCTGAAGAGCTACTACAGCAAATTCATAAAGAGCATCGTGGTAAGTTGACAATTTTTTTAGGGGCGGCCGCCGGGGTTGGAAAAACATACACCATGCTGGAGGCCGCGCATGACCGCCTGGCAGAAGGAGTGGGGGTAGCAATTGGCTGGGTGGAAACACATGGACGGGCAGAGACTGGGAAATTGGTGACAGGCTTACCCCGAATTGCTCCTAAAATTCTAAAATACCGTGGCAAGAATTTAATGGAAATGGATATCGACGCCATCCTGGACCAAAAGCCGGAACTGGTTTTGGTGGATGAACTGGCACATACCAATGTGACAGGCTCCCGTCATGTCCGGCGCTTTCAGGATGTAGAGGAATTATTAAATGCCGGGATCGATGTTTACACAACGCTGAACATTCAGCATATAGAAAGTCTAAACGATGTGGTTGCCCAGATTACCGGCGTCATTGTCCGGGAAACGGTGCCTGATTCGTTTGTTGAGCAGGCCGACAACATCCAGTTGCTTGATATACCGCCGGAAGACTTGATTAAACGTTTAAAGGATGGGAAGGTTTATATTTCCGGTCAGGCCCAGCAGGCGTTAAAAAGCTTTTTTCGTCCGGGCAATATCAATGCCCTGCGGGAACTGGCCCTGCGGTTTACCGCCGGACGGGTCGATCAGGATATGGCGGAATATATGCGACAGCATCACATTGACGGCCCCTGGCCGGCAGCCGGCCGGGTGATGGTCTGCGTCAGCGCCAGTCCATTTTCGGCTCAGCTTATCCGGGCAGCCCATCGGCTGGCAAGAGGACTACGGGCTGATTTTCTGGCTGTTTATATAGACACCCCGTCACGCAGTTTTCCCATGGGAGAGAAAGAGCGGGACCGGGTTTGGCGTAATTTGCGTCTGGCGGAGGAACTGGGTGGTAAAATTGTCACGGCGGTCGGCAACGACATTGTAGAGGAAATGATAACGGTCGCCCGCAACGAAAATGTAACAGCTGTCGTGATCGGCAAACCGCGCCACAGCCGCTGGCGGGAATTTTGGCAGGGGTCGCTGGTGAATAAGCTGATCCGGCAGAGTGAGGGTATCAACGTCTATGTCATTCAAAGCAAGGCCGAGGCTGAAGCTCATTCCGCCATCAGCACGGCCCGGCCTGACGTGCCGGCGATACCCTGGCTGCCTATTGCCGGGGGCCTGTTAATGGCGGCGTCGGTAACGGCGGTAGGCTGGCTGGGGCGGGAGCAACTGGCACAGGTGAATATTGCCCTGCTGTACTTACTGCCGGTTTTGTTCAGCGCTGTCCGGTGGGGTCGCTGGCCCTCCTATGTTACAGCAGTGGCCAGTGTTTTAACATTCGATTTTTTATTTGTCCCGCCGTTGTTGACATTTACGATGACTGATATTCGTTATTTATGGAGCTTTATCATTTTCCTGGTCATTTCCTTTGTGATCGGCGGCCGGACGGAAGTGTTGAAGAAGGAAGTGCGGCTGACCCGGCAGCGGGAAACCAGTGTGCGTACCTTATATGATTTTAGCCGCCAGATTGCTGCGATCATTGACGTAACCCAGATTGCCCGGACGTTTGTTAGACACACCGGCGTAGCGATTGGCCGTAATACCGTACTGCTCTTGCCGGAGGCACA
This window of the Methylomusa anaerophila genome carries:
- a CDS encoding HD domain-containing protein, with the translated sequence MSYIPNLVEARALLAKYNREKFHIQHGETVAGVMGWFAAKHDPENEEFWRVVGMLHDIDYELYPQEHCVKGEEIMRNEDIDERVIHSTLSHGYGLTGTPYKPENVMEKILYAVDELTGLIWAVSLLRPSKSVSDLELSSVKKKFKANNFAAGCSRDAIRQGAQMLGWELDELISETILAMRTLPAE
- a CDS encoding GNAT family N-acetyltransferase; this encodes METERLVIRNFKADDWYDLFEYLSQKEVLRYEPRTESNEEECKKIAAERAQGNIFWAVCLKETGKMIGHLYFAQREPYDYLTWMLGYIFNPAYYGQGYATEACRKMLQYAFEQLDAHRVIALCNPENTASWRLLERLSMRREGHFRKEVFFRKTDDGNPIWLDGFQYAILAEEWNKERNNNLIFEPIIEASSLATKFSY
- a CDS encoding methyl-accepting chemotaxis protein encodes the protein MKKLQEIISAAETCRDASALDCNIIVCDAEAKIIHFVPAKSFVTDVQVGAIAQGKAIRECIAQKRVVHSIIPERIYGLRLKSVLCPIIEEDGQLSGVIGTASSLKTQELLHNAAKTIAATTQQISTTSQALAETACHLAEDLTDVKNGMEQVLHEIDKTDDILQFVSNVASNSNLLGLNAAIEAARAGEQGRGFAVVAEEIRKMAVDSDESVKNIRNILQNIQKQTHAVVKTILSAVDVGQQQAAATQEISATLEQMSASAADVTKVAEMK
- a CDS encoding sensor histidine kinase, which encodes MKKEEERRPDPEELLQQIHKEHRGKLTIFLGAAAGVGKTYTMLEAAHDRLAEGVGVAIGWVETHGRAETGKLVTGLPRIAPKILKYRGKNLMEMDIDAILDQKPELVLVDELAHTNVTGSRHVRRFQDVEELLNAGIDVYTTLNIQHIESLNDVVAQITGVIVRETVPDSFVEQADNIQLLDIPPEDLIKRLKDGKVYISGQAQQALKSFFRPGNINALRELALRFTAGRVDQDMAEYMRQHHIDGPWPAAGRVMVCVSASPFSAQLIRAAHRLARGLRADFLAVYIDTPSRSFPMGEKERDRVWRNLRLAEELGGKIVTAVGNDIVEEMITVARNENVTAVVIGKPRHSRWREFWQGSLVNKLIRQSEGINVYVIQSKAEAEAHSAISTARPDVPAIPWLPIAGGLLMAASVTAVGWLGREQLAQVNIALLYLLPVLFSAVRWGRWPSYVTAVASVLTFDFLFVPPLLTFTMTDIRYLWSFIIFLVISFVIGGRTEVLKKEVRLTRQRETSVRTLYDFSRQIAAIIDVTQIARTFVRHTGVAIGRNTVLLLPEAQGSLKVEARYDASAPDGRGDQSELPAAEHAVANWVWANGQVAGRSTETLPGADFLFVPLTVDCRTVGVFGIQLGQQKMTQEERQLIYAWAGLAAIAVERGKLTEAARQAALLKESDRLRTALFNSVSHELRTPLAAISAAVATLLDTGAQYSAEIRRELLETVKDSANRMERVVSNLLDTARLESGMLQLKIDWCDVEDIVGTAIRRMGEATKNHVLRTRLAPELPLLRADCVLLEHVLVNLLDNAIKYSPPGTEITIAAEQNGPEIIVSVKDSGCGVPMQDLSRIFEKFYRTPQQAVQVAGTGLGLSICKSITEAHRGRIWAKNNPGGGASVAFSIPVPDNGSRTVVKEGEWNDGKRPQNFSD